From Moraxella sp. K1664, one genomic window encodes:
- a CDS encoding CHAP domain-containing protein, whose amino-acid sequence MKKLFWLMSAITFTTVSANAESGRITISSANGERQVNIIAPPMPTQTLSNAELDNAINELMGASQGNSRLTQGFSTNTQTLTNYSVSNNTGSTVAALNGSAPATAARLAARAAHGKSVGRCAMYVRKALQSAGYSFTPQPSAYQYANGTLASAGFTRISNDNYVPQIGDVAVFNRTSRNPHGHIQIYDGNQWVSDFRQPNFSPYRNHNGYSVWRDTRYLDATANTGTMLAMNEQ is encoded by the coding sequence ATGAAAAAACTCTTTTGGTTAATGTCGGCAATTACCTTTACGACAGTCAGTGCAAATGCAGAAAGTGGCAGAATCACCATCTCATCTGCCAATGGCGAGCGTCAAGTAAACATCATCGCACCGCCCATGCCTACCCAAACGCTAAGCAATGCCGAGCTTGACAATGCCATCAATGAGCTAATGGGGGCATCACAAGGTAATTCTCGTCTGACCCAAGGGTTTAGTACCAACACCCAAACACTCACCAACTACTCAGTCAGCAATAACACAGGCAGTACAGTCGCCGCTCTAAATGGCTCTGCCCCTGCCACAGCCGCCCGTTTGGCTGCCCGTGCCGCTCACGGTAAGAGCGTGGGTCGCTGTGCTATGTATGTGCGTAAGGCACTGCAATCAGCCGGTTATAGCTTCACGCCACAGCCATCAGCCTATCAGTATGCCAACGGCACGCTTGCCAGTGCAGGTTTCACCCGTATCAGTAATGACAACTACGTACCACAGATTGGCGATGTGGCGGTCTTTAATCGTACCAGCAGAAACCCACACGGTCATATCCAAATCTATGATGGCAATCAGTGGGTGTCAGATTTTCGTCAGCCTAATTTTAGCCCGTATCGCAACCACAACGGATACAGCGTATGGCGTGATACTCGTTACCTAGATGCCACGGCAAATACAGGCACGATGCTTGCGATGAACGAGCAATAA
- the lpxC gene encoding UDP-3-O-acyl-N-acetylglucosamine deacetylase, producing the protein MNNNTDINYYPARTLATPITATGIGLHSGKEVTLTLRDAPIGTGIVFVRTDLDNAHIPMSATLVQDTMMSSNLVAGDARVGTVEHLLSAVSACGLDNLYIEVNAPEIPIMDGSAAPFLFLIDEAGVAEQPAPKAFLKIKKTVRVSDEDKWAELTPYDDGFLMHFEIDFNHAAIKATEQTTSLDFNTANFAREVGQARTFGFLKDLEMLKKHNLALGGSMDNAVVLDETSVVNGELRYPNEFVRHKMLDAVGDLFVIGHNIIGKFNAYKSGHALNNALIRAVLADDSAYEIVTNYDKNSCPIAFIPPKNPLKNEGF; encoded by the coding sequence ATGAATAATAACACCGACATTAACTATTATCCTGCACGCACCCTTGCCACGCCCATCACTGCCACTGGCATAGGGCTACACAGCGGCAAGGAAGTCACGCTCACCTTGCGAGATGCCCCCATCGGCACAGGCATTGTGTTCGTACGCACCGACCTTGATAACGCCCACATTCCCATGAGTGCCACGCTCGTCCAAGACACGATGATGTCATCCAACTTAGTGGCGGGCGATGCACGAGTTGGCACGGTAGAGCATTTGCTCTCGGCGGTGTCAGCGTGCGGTTTGGATAACTTATATATAGAAGTCAATGCCCCTGAGATTCCGATTATGGACGGCTCGGCAGCACCGTTTTTGTTTTTGATTGACGAAGCAGGCGTGGCAGAACAGCCCGCTCCCAAAGCCTTTTTAAAAATCAAAAAAACCGTGCGTGTGAGCGATGAAGACAAATGGGCGGAGCTTACCCCTTATGATGATGGTTTTTTGATGCATTTTGAGATTGATTTTAATCATGCCGCCATCAAAGCGACCGAACAGACCACGTCGCTTGATTTTAATACCGCCAATTTCGCCCGTGAAGTGGGGCAGGCTCGCACGTTCGGCTTTTTAAAAGACTTAGAAATGCTCAAAAAGCACAATCTTGCCTTAGGCGGTAGTATGGATAATGCCGTGGTGCTTGATGAGACATCGGTGGTCAATGGCGAGCTACGCTATCCTAACGAATTTGTCCGCCATAAAATGCTAGATGCGGTGGGCGATTTGTTCGTCATCGGGCATAACATCATCGGCAAATTTAACGCTTACAAATCAGGTCATGCCCTAAATAACGCACTCATCCGAGCGGTATTGGCAGATGACAGTGCCTATGAAATTGTAACAAATTATGACAAAAACAGCTGTCCGATTGCCTTTATTCCGCCCAAAAATCCCCTAAAAAATGAAGGATTTTAA
- a CDS encoding metal-dependent hydrolase, producing the protein MANFTTHLTVAAIASTALATFGFVGGLFGFGTAVFCLAIGVIGGLLPDIDLETSIPAKRFFTLMSLFIATLTAILYTAYQTTGTQLVEQALMVWGGAFMVVRYGVIGLFSHLTVHRGMVHSVPYMAMCGLFAVYGAFYGFGMTAKVSWLFGGFLFIGAMVHLVLDEIYSVNVLGLKLKKSSGTAFKFFERKKSLRYVMLYIIVFALFLYAPDYQPALNGIHALVQTFATRTI; encoded by the coding sequence ATGGCAAATTTCACCACACATTTGACCGTTGCTGCCATTGCCAGTACTGCCCTTGCCACGTTTGGCTTTGTGGGTGGGTTATTTGGCTTTGGCACGGCGGTTTTTTGTTTGGCGATAGGGGTTATTGGTGGGCTGTTGCCTGACATTGACCTTGAAACGTCCATTCCTGCCAAGCGGTTTTTTACGCTCATGTCGTTATTTATCGCCACGCTCACCGCCATTTTATACACCGCCTATCAGACCACAGGCACACAGCTGGTGGAGCAGGCACTCATGGTGTGGGGTGGGGCATTTATGGTCGTGCGTTATGGCGTGATAGGGCTGTTTAGTCATCTCACCGTTCATCGGGGTATGGTGCATTCGGTGCCATACATGGCGATGTGTGGACTGTTTGCGGTCTATGGGGCGTTTTATGGCTTTGGCATGACTGCCAAAGTAAGCTGGCTATTTGGGGGATTTTTGTTCATCGGGGCGATGGTGCATTTGGTGCTAGATGAGATATACAGCGTCAATGTGTTGGGGCTAAAACTCAAAAAATCATCAGGCACGGCATTCAAATTCTTTGAACGTAAAAAATCCCTGCGATATGTCATGCTCTACATCATCGTGTTCGCTTTATTTTTATACGCCCCTGATTATCAGCCTGCCCTAAATGGCATTCATGCATTGGTACAAACATTTGCCACTCGCACCATTTGA
- a CDS encoding BON domain-containing protein, producing MSPKVIQKSFLKPLTCLMASVVFMTACATQNANSNANNGYYGVPAMYRTIPERISDEAIERTSHKNLTNVRGVSENNVRIGIDSFRREVLLTGEVPSEQVKADVANMVSSINDVKRVYNHLTVTATPRAQSHTLHENYLKSKIIAKIVSAGGIRSSQYKLVVRDNMAYLLGFLTAQQEQTIINIIASVQGMEGVRMLGTRIDGDTSQLALAGDTLAIEDDPNAGGMVYGGNTVVNTVNTPVYPTPNSPVATTSYPQSMYPNTPTTPISNPSQPNSGMQTPAGINRPNVPVITMEGSPTSSYVNLYNNTSSP from the coding sequence ATGTCGCCCAAAGTTATTCAGAAGTCATTTTTAAAGCCATTGACATGCTTGATGGCATCTGTCGTGTTCATGACCGCCTGTGCCACCCAAAATGCCAATAGCAATGCCAACAACGGCTACTATGGCGTGCCTGCCATGTATCGCACCATCCCTGAGCGTATCAGCGATGAAGCCATCGAACGCACCAGTCACAAGAACCTGACCAATGTTCGTGGCGTAAGTGAGAATAATGTCCGCATTGGCATTGACAGTTTTCGTCGTGAAGTGCTACTGACAGGCGAAGTGCCAAGCGAGCAAGTCAAGGCGGACGTGGCAAACATGGTCTCGTCCATCAATGATGTCAAAAGAGTGTACAACCATCTGACGGTAACCGCCACGCCCAGAGCCCAGAGCCACACTTTGCACGAAAACTACCTAAAATCCAAAATCATCGCCAAAATCGTGAGTGCAGGCGGTATCAGGTCGTCGCAGTACAAACTGGTGGTGCGAGATAACATGGCATACCTACTGGGATTTTTGACCGCCCAACAAGAGCAGACCATCATTAACATCATCGCATCGGTGCAGGGCATGGAAGGGGTGCGAATGCTGGGTACTCGCATCGATGGCGATACATCACAGCTGGCTTTGGCAGGGGATACGCTCGCCATCGAAGATGACCCGAATGCAGGGGGCATGGTGTATGGTGGTAACACTGTGGTCAATACAGTAAACACGCCTGTCTACCCTACCCCCAACAGTCCCGTGGCGACCACAAGCTATCCACAAAGCATGTATCCTAACACCCCAACCACACCGATATCAAACCCATCTCAGCCAAATTCAGGAATGCAGACACCGGCAGGCATCAACCGACCCAACGTTCCTGTGATAACGATGGAAGGCAGTCCAACATCAAGTTATGTGAATCTGTACAATAACACCAGCAGTCCTTAG
- the rlmH gene encoding 23S rRNA (pseudouridine(1915)-N(3))-methyltransferase RlmH, with product MKLRILSVGHKMPAWVQTGVDEYAKRIQPMMSTEIVEIPPAKRAKNPSPAEIEKYKIQEGQAILSARLPKEKLWVLEVKGKMLSTERLADRLQTAMTDGTDIALVIGGADGVSADVLAQADFKWSLSDLTLPHPLVRVVLIEQLYRAMSIINNHPYHRA from the coding sequence ATGAAATTAAGAATCCTAAGTGTCGGACACAAAATGCCTGCATGGGTACAGACAGGCGTGGACGAATACGCCAAACGCATACAGCCGATGATGAGTACCGAGATTGTGGAGATACCCCCTGCCAAACGTGCCAAAAATCCATCACCTGCCGAAATAGAAAAATACAAAATCCAAGAAGGGCAAGCCATTTTATCCGCTCGCCTACCCAAAGAAAAACTCTGGGTGCTAGAAGTCAAAGGCAAAATGCTCTCCACCGAACGCCTTGCCGACCGTCTGCAAACCGCCATGACGGACGGCACCGACATCGCTCTGGTCATCGGTGGGGCGGACGGGGTATCGGCGGACGTGCTAGCACAGGCGGATTTTAAATGGTCGCTGTCGGATTTGACCCTGCCCCACCCTTTGGTGCGAGTGGTGCTGATAGAACAGCTCTATCGGGCAATGAGTATCATCAATAACCACCCCTATCATCGGGCGTAA
- a CDS encoding BolA/IbaG family iron-sulfur metabolism protein produces MNADDLIALLRPHFPSAEIQAVNQGNKFEVLIVDDSFEGKRLVQRQQAVYAIVNPHIQSGAMHALTIHALTPAEYQARQS; encoded by the coding sequence ATGAATGCAGATGACCTAATCGCCTTATTACGCCCCCATTTCCCAAGTGCCGAGATTCAAGCGGTCAATCAAGGCAACAAATTTGAAGTGCTTATCGTGGATGACAGCTTTGAAGGCAAACGCTTGGTGCAACGCCAACAAGCGGTATATGCCATTGTCAATCCGCACATCCAAAGCGGTGCCATGCATGCCTTGACCATTCACGCCTTGACACCTGCCGAATACCAAGCTCGTCAATCCTAA
- a CDS encoding VanZ family protein encodes MIKFSVKWLWFAILVWFGLSCYGLFLRVPSGQVPSVSHLDKVAHFAMFFGQFYLLSLLFNINTKTKALCLWAVALGWAVASELIQGYFTTRNMDVWDGVADMVGASLAVGLGYLQQRQC; translated from the coding sequence ATGATAAAATTCTCTGTCAAATGGCTGTGGTTTGCCATACTGGTGTGGTTTGGGCTGTCCTGTTATGGGCTGTTTTTGCGTGTGCCGAGCGGTCAAGTGCCAAGCGTTAGCCATTTAGATAAAGTGGCTCATTTTGCGATGTTTTTTGGGCAGTTTTATCTACTATCACTGTTATTTAACATCAACACCAAAACCAAAGCACTCTGCCTGTGGGCTGTGGCTCTGGGCTGGGCGGTGGCAAGCGAGCTGATACAGGGTTATTTTACCACACGCAACATGGACGTATGGGATGGCGTGGCGGATATGGTGGGGGCGAGTTTGGCGGTGGGGTTGGGGTATTTACAGCAAAGACAGTGCTGA
- a CDS encoding IS3 family transposase: protein MSTNKEQVLIIQELRHKHKLADLLAVSNLPRSVFYYHIRQSTKPDKDLDLKEHINHIYHQHKGRYGYRRITSELNNQLAQKGMVINHKRVQRLMAKLGLKALVRRQRKFNTYKGTMGKDTIQDNILKRDFKADKPNQKWATDITEFKVQDKANDGGVIQRKLYLSPIIDLFNGEIVSYTMKDRPTYELVKEMLNDALSKLSQEKMDDKPIIHSDQGWHYQMHQYQQTLKEQGLTQSMSRKGNCLDNAVIESFFGTLKQEIFYETTTFTSTDELKQVIDEYIHYYNHDRIKSKLKGLSPVKYRNLVQLGLIQPLATT, encoded by the coding sequence ATCAGTACAAACAAAGAACAAGTCCTGATCATCCAAGAATTAAGGCATAAGCACAAACTTGCTGACTTATTGGCAGTGTCAAACTTGCCAAGAAGTGTGTTTTATTACCACATTCGTCAAAGTACAAAGCCTGACAAAGACCTTGACTTAAAAGAACACATTAACCACATCTACCACCAACACAAGGGCAGGTATGGTTATCGTAGAATCACATCAGAGCTTAACAATCAGCTTGCCCAAAAAGGCATGGTCATTAATCATAAACGAGTGCAACGACTGATGGCTAAACTTGGACTCAAAGCATTGGTTCGTCGTCAACGTAAGTTTAATACTTACAAAGGCACAATGGGCAAAGATACCATTCAGGACAATATACTCAAAAGAGACTTTAAAGCAGACAAACCCAATCAAAAGTGGGCAACAGACATCACCGAGTTTAAAGTACAAGACAAGGCAAATGATGGCGGTGTCATTCAAAGAAAACTCTACCTATCGCCCATCATCGACTTGTTTAATGGTGAGATTGTCAGTTATACGATGAAGGACAGACCAACGTATGAGTTGGTCAAAGAGATGTTAAATGATGCCCTATCCAAGCTAAGCCAAGAAAAGATGGATGACAAACCCATCATTCATTCAGACCAAGGCTGGCACTATCAAATGCACCAGTATCAACAAACCCTAAAAGAACAAGGCTTAACCCAAAGCATGTCAAGAAAAGGCAATTGTTTGGATAATGCTGTGATAGAGAGCTTCTTTGGTACGCTAAAACAAGAGATATTTTATGAGACAACCACATTTACATCAACAGATGAACTTAAACAAGTGATTGATGAGTACATACACTACTACAATCATGATAGAATAAAGAGCAAATTAAAAGGACTAAGTCCTGTTAAGTACAGAAACTTAGTCCAATTAGGGTTAATACAACCACTTGCAACAACCTAA
- a CDS encoding RNA-guided endonuclease TnpB family protein — protein sequence MKTLKLRIRDKHTDQLNRLSGSVNFVWNYVNDLSYKQLQKTGKFFSAYDLNEYTKGSGELLGLHSQTIQAINETHAKSRKQFKKAKLSWRTNNPNAKRKSLGWLPFKQSAIKHIATRQTGKKGLKSTLQLSLAKGQKLIIDLWDSYNLSLYQINTCELVQDSRNRWYACITVKEYPKQPCGKGSVGIDLGLKDSATASNGDKLQIKQTLKYAKALATAQRAKNKQRVKAIHAKIKNTRQDLIHKFTTGLVKNNALIVVGDVKTTQFNSKKGKLAKSVYDAGWFELKRQLTYKCENAGCRFEIVNERYTTQTCSCCGDMSSSPKGRAGLRIREWTCAKCGTRHDRDINASRNILAVGLGRLGAGIPSL from the coding sequence ATGAAAACACTCAAGCTACGCATACGAGACAAACACACAGACCAACTTAACCGCCTAAGTGGTTCGGTCAATTTCGTATGGAACTACGTGAATGACTTGAGTTACAAGCAGCTACAAAAGACGGGCAAATTCTTTTCCGCCTATGACCTAAACGAATATACCAAAGGTAGCGGTGAGTTACTTGGCTTACACTCGCAAACTATCCAAGCCATTAACGAAACCCACGCCAAAAGCCGTAAGCAATTTAAAAAAGCCAAACTATCATGGCGAACCAACAACCCCAATGCCAAGCGTAAATCGCTTGGCTGGCTACCGTTTAAACAATCCGCCATTAAACACATCGCTACCCGCCAAACAGGCAAAAAAGGATTAAAATCAACCCTACAGCTTAGTTTAGCTAAAGGGCAAAAGCTCATCATTGACCTATGGGACAGCTACAACCTTAGCCTATACCAAATTAACACCTGCGAACTGGTGCAAGACAGCCGTAATCGTTGGTATGCGTGTATTACCGTCAAAGAATACCCAAAACAGCCTTGTGGCAAAGGTAGCGTTGGCATTGATTTGGGCTTAAAAGACAGTGCCACCGCCTCAAATGGCGACAAGCTACAAATCAAGCAAACGCTCAAATATGCCAAAGCATTAGCTACCGCTCAACGTGCCAAAAACAAACAGCGTGTCAAGGCAATCCATGCCAAAATTAAAAATACACGCCAAGACCTCATACACAAATTCACCACAGGGCTAGTTAAGAATAACGCCCTAATCGTGGTTGGTGATGTAAAAACCACCCAATTTAACAGTAAAAAAGGCAAACTAGCCAAGTCGGTTTACGATGCAGGTTGGTTTGAACTGAAACGACAACTGACCTATAAGTGCGAGAACGCAGGTTGTCGTTTTGAAATCGTGAATGAACGATACACTACCCAAACTTGCTCGTGCTGTGGCGATATGTCCAGTAGTCCGAAAGGTAGAGCAGGTTTGCGAATAAGAGAATGGACTTGTGCAAAGTGTGGCACACGGCATGATAGAGATATCAATGCCAGTCGGAACATTCTTGCGGTCGGGCTTGGCCGTCTGGGAGCAGGAATCCCCTCCCTTTAG
- the murA gene encoding UDP-N-acetylglucosamine 1-carboxyvinyltransferase, with the protein MYKFKIIGKSRIAGEVVISGSKNAALPLLAAMLLPSDETVLHNVPTLKDTDTLIKLIAGMGVNIKKEGNTVIADARHVANYYAPYELVRTMRASILVLGALLGRFGEAEVSLPGGCSIGSRPVDQHLKAFEAMGATILVENGYVKAKAPAGGRLMGCDFAFDMVTVGGTENVIMAASLARGTTRLENCACEPEVVDLANMLVAMGAKIDGIGTPTMIIEGVESLHGCEYSVIADRIETGSYLAGALMSEGDVLTTNTSAELLHPVLKKFEAMGATISTGDDWIRAVMKGRPKAVDIRTQVHPGFPTDMQAQLMAVCCLADGTSTIIENIFENRFMHVPELNRMGANIRIDGHTAIVTGVESFMPAPVMATDLRASMSLVMAAACADGESIIDRIYHIDRGYDNVESKLKSLGVNIERIKG; encoded by the coding sequence ATGTATAAATTCAAAATCATCGGTAAAAGTCGTATCGCAGGGGAAGTTGTTATTTCTGGCTCAAAAAACGCCGCCTTGCCATTGCTCGCCGCCATGTTACTGCCCAGCGATGAGACGGTGCTACACAATGTCCCCACCCTAAAAGACACTGATACGCTCATCAAGCTCATCGCTGGCATGGGTGTAAATATCAAAAAAGAAGGCAACACCGTCATCGCAGACGCTCGCCACGTCGCCAACTATTATGCTCCGTATGAGCTCGTGCGTACCATGCGTGCGTCTATCTTGGTATTGGGGGCGTTGCTAGGGCGGTTTGGCGAAGCCGAAGTCTCTCTACCGGGGGGCTGTTCCATCGGTTCACGTCCTGTGGATCAGCACCTAAAAGCCTTTGAAGCCATGGGGGCGACCATCTTGGTAGAAAATGGCTATGTCAAAGCCAAAGCCCCTGCTGGCGGACGTTTGATGGGCTGTGATTTTGCCTTTGATATGGTAACGGTCGGTGGCACCGAAAACGTCATCATGGCAGCGTCTTTGGCTCGTGGCACAACTCGCCTTGAAAACTGTGCCTGTGAGCCAGAAGTGGTGGATTTGGCAAATATGCTTGTCGCCATGGGGGCAAAGATTGATGGCATTGGCACGCCAACCATGATTATCGAAGGCGTGGAGAGTTTGCACGGCTGTGAATATAGCGTGATTGCTGACCGCATTGAGACGGGTTCGTATCTGGCTGGGGCATTGATGAGTGAAGGCGATGTCTTGACCACCAACACATCGGCTGAACTCTTGCACCCTGTCTTAAAGAAATTTGAAGCCATGGGAGCGACCATTAGCACAGGTGATGACTGGATTCGTGCCGTGATGAAAGGCAGGCCCAAGGCGGTGGATATTCGCACCCAAGTCCACCCTGGTTTTCCGACTGATATGCAGGCACAGCTCATGGCGGTGTGCTGTTTGGCGGACGGCACCAGCACTATTATTGAAAACATCTTTGAAAACCGCTTTATGCACGTCCCTGAGCTAAACCGCATGGGGGCAAATATCCGCATTGACGGGCATACCGCCATTGTAACAGGCGTGGAGAGCTTTATGCCTGCTCCTGTCATGGCAACCGATTTGCGTGCGTCCATGTCGCTTGTCATGGCGGCGGCGTGTGCAGATGGCGAGAGCATCATAGACCGCATTTATCACATTGATCGGGGTTATGATAATGTGGAGAGTAAACTTAAATCGCTTGGGGTAAATATTGAGCGGATTAAGGGCTAA
- a CDS encoding helix-turn-helix domain-containing protein yields MAKYTTDFKLSVIGYYLNHHGYKQTAKHFNLNHTTVELWVKLYQAHGIDGIKRRHTKAVYDTDFKLNAVQAIQQGKSLTQLAIELNLPQPSLLSTWLKSYQAFGIMGLIPKPKGKKAMSNKHNANKTKSTWKTKQDHEKSVDDLLDELAYLRAENDYLKKLDALIRQKEQSVQTKNKS; encoded by the coding sequence ATGGCAAAATACACAACCGACTTTAAACTGTCTGTGATTGGGTATTATCTTAATCATCATGGCTACAAACAAACCGCCAAACACTTTAATCTAAACCACACAACCGTAGAGCTATGGGTTAAACTCTATCAAGCACATGGCATTGATGGCATAAAAAGACGACACACAAAGGCTGTCTATGACACAGATTTTAAGCTTAATGCCGTTCAAGCCATACAACAGGGCAAATCGCTTACACAACTTGCCATAGAGCTTAATCTGCCACAACCTTCTTTACTGTCAACTTGGTTAAAGTCCTACCAAGCCTTTGGTATAATGGGACTAATACCCAAACCCAAAGGCAAAAAAGCAATGTCAAACAAACACAACGCTAATAAAACCAAATCAACTTGGAAAACCAAACAAGACCACGAAAAAAGTGTGGATGATTTGCTTGATGAACTTGCCTATCTTAGAGCAGAGAATGACTATCTAAAAAAGCTAGATGCCTTAATTCGTCAAAAGGAACAATCAGTACAAACAAAGAACAAGTCCTGA
- the ribF gene encoding riboflavin biosynthesis protein RibF, translated as MQIINLDPHAPTALPPHALTIGNFDGVHLGHQAMLNTLIKDATKQSLATAVMVFEPQPREFFSPHNPPARLTNFAEKVALLDGHGVDFVIKANFNDDFRHLSAHAFATLLTALGAEHLVLGDDFRFGHDRTGDKAFLQGLGFSVDSLATVAHDDERISSTAVRGALAQGDLDTAKIMLGRDYAMTGQVVHGDKIGRTLDFPTANVALDRLKPAVQGIFGADILAHRDGRAVDLHALGGGIKGQTANSLFGAVNVGKRPSVNGTDYRLEVHLPEFTGDLYGMTLSVMFKKYLHGERHYESLAQLKDGIKRDVDELVAWHHTL; from the coding sequence ATGCAAATCATCAACTTAGACCCACACGCCCCCACCGCCTTGCCCCCACACGCCTTGACCATTGGCAACTTTGACGGGGTGCATTTGGGGCATCAAGCCATGCTCAACACCCTAATCAAAGACGCCACCAAGCAATCACTTGCCACTGCCGTCATGGTGTTTGAACCACAGCCTAGGGAATTTTTTAGCCCACACAATCCCCCTGCTCGCTTGACGAACTTTGCCGAAAAAGTCGCCTTGCTAGACGGTCATGGCGTGGATTTTGTCATCAAGGCAAATTTTAATGACGATTTTCGCCACCTATCCGCCCATGCCTTTGCCACGCTTTTGACCGCTTTGGGGGCAGAGCATTTGGTACTGGGCGATGATTTTCGTTTTGGGCATGACCGCACAGGGGATAAGGCATTTTTGCAGGGGCTAGGATTTAGTGTGGACAGCCTTGCCACCGTTGCCCATGATGATGAGCGGATTAGCTCCACGGCGGTGCGTGGTGCATTGGCACAGGGCGATTTGGACACCGCCAAAATCATGCTTGGGCGAGACTATGCGATGACAGGGCAAGTAGTGCATGGCGACAAAATCGGGCGGACGCTTGATTTTCCCACCGCCAATGTGGCATTAGATAGACTAAAACCTGCCGTACAGGGGATTTTTGGGGCAGATATTTTGGCACATAGGGACGGTCGAGCGGTTGATTTACATGCCTTAGGGGGTGGTATCAAGGGGCAAACCGCCAACAGTCTGTTTGGGGCGGTCAATGTCGGCAAACGCCCCAGCGTAAACGGCACGGATTATCGCTTAGAAGTGCATTTACCAGAGTTTACAGGCGATTTGTATGGCATGACGTTGAGCGTGATGTTTAAAAAATACCTACATGGCGAGCGTCATTATGAGAGTTTGGCACAGTTAAAAGACGGCATCAAAAGGGATGTGGATGAGCTTGTGGCGTGGCATCATACTTTATAG
- a CDS encoding YraN family protein, producing the protein MRTLGDHYEQLAQAFLRQQGLTIITTNYTVHRTGEIDIIAYHDEPRQAGGVCPTLVFVEVKMRKINPNARYGQAVETVTRAKQNKIIKTAEHFLAYGDKFLQNLGLTTSQKQALACRFDVIAFDVPPTGQTGQKNDENQTKTHWLRNAFLVE; encoded by the coding sequence ATGAGAACTCTTGGAGACCATTATGAACAGCTCGCCCAAGCGTTTTTGAGACAGCAGGGGCTGACCATTATCACGACCAACTACACCGTACATCGCACAGGCGAGATTGACATCATCGCTTATCATGATGAGCCACGGCAGGCGGGTGGGGTGTGTCCGACGCTCGTGTTTGTGGAAGTCAAAATGCGTAAGATAAACCCTAATGCCCGCTATGGGCAGGCGGTGGAGACGGTAACACGAGCCAAACAAAACAAAATCATCAAGACGGCTGAGCATTTTTTGGCGTATGGCGATAAGTTTTTACAAAATCTTGGACTCACCACCAGTCAAAAGCAAGCCTTGGCGTGCCGATTTGATGTGATTGCCTTTGATGTACCACCAACAGGGCAAACAGGGCAAAAAAATGATGAAAATCAGACAAAAACCCATTGGCTAAGAAACGCCTTTTTGGTAGAATGA
- a CDS encoding DUF805 domain-containing protein has product MTHHNPYTTPQAELDDDEYFEYDTTPFYKPTGRIGRVKFLAHNGIWLMIAFVVLWLLLVCVTALHLPVMIILLVGMPFMLYLVLVPMIRRLTDLGRSRLWAILYFVPYVNMVLFLYLLLAKGDDDVNEFGEPSAPPTMLDMILASILPLVIIIGIGFGGVKQLFTSLMTTLA; this is encoded by the coding sequence ATGACCCATCACAACCCTTACACCACACCGCAAGCCGAGCTTGACGATGATGAGTATTTTGAATACGACACCACGCCTTTTTACAAACCCACAGGACGCATTGGGCGAGTGAAGTTTTTGGCACATAACGGCATTTGGCTCATGATTGCCTTTGTGGTTTTGTGGTTATTGCTTGTATGCGTTACCGCCCTTCATTTACCTGTCATGATTATTTTGTTGGTAGGTATGCCTTTTATGCTGTATCTTGTGCTTGTCCCCATGATAAGACGACTCACGGATTTGGGGCGGTCAAGACTTTGGGCGATTTTGTACTTTGTTCCTTATGTGAATATGGTGCTGTTTTTGTACTTACTGCTTGCCAAAGGCGATGATGATGTAAATGAATTTGGCGAGCCGTCCGCTCCGCCAACCATGCTTGATATGATACTGGCAAGTATCTTACCTTTGGTCATTATTATTGGGATAGGCTTTGGCGGTGTAAAACAGCTGTTCACATCTTTAATGACTACCCTTGCTTAA